The SAR324 cluster bacterium genome has a window encoding:
- a CDS encoding ADP-ribosylglycohydrolase family protein — MSSNSSPKLPYALDHQYLERVYAGVLGKIIGVYLGRPFEGWEYDQISSQLGDINYY; from the coding sequence GTGTCATCAAATTCTTCACCTAAACTCCCCTATGCCTTGGATCATCAATACTTGGAGCGAGTCTACGCAGGTGTTCTAGGAAAAATCATTGGAGTCTACCTGGGAAGGCCCTTTGAGGGTTGGGAGTATGACCAGATTTCCAGTCAATTGGGAGATATCAACTACTAT
- a CDS encoding glutamine synthetase family protein, translating to MNEWLQRHQITEVECLIPDLTGIARGKIMPADKFLRKEGLRLPENLFLQTVTGDWVDEKKIEALNPADGDMNLQPDPSTICLVPWAQEPTAQVIHDCLHMDRSAIEISPRNVLRRVLALYEEENWGIAIAPELEFYLTKINKDPDYPLAPPVGRSGRPEATGQFYGIDALNEFDPLFEDMYDYCEAQQLDIDALTHEMGPSQMEINFIHGNPLRLADHVYLFKRTMRETAFRHKVYATFMAKPMANLPGSALHLHQSLFDLQSKRNLFADEQGNHTPLFLSFIAGLQTYLPEMMLMIGPNVNSYRRIIPNTAAPINVHWGVDNRTVGLRVPFAEQADMRVENRLPGADANPYLAMAASLSCGYLGIRQGLQPDEPLTDSAYYRDYSLPRSLSEAVALFEDNPVAKELFGEKFVQIYSAVKRTEYEAFFQVISTWEREFLLLNV from the coding sequence TTGCCCGCGGAAAGATAATGCCGGCTGACAAGTTCTTGCGCAAGGAAGGTCTTCGTCTGCCAGAAAACCTATTTCTGCAGACGGTAACAGGCGACTGGGTGGATGAGAAGAAGATTGAAGCGCTTAATCCTGCAGATGGAGACATGAATCTGCAGCCAGACCCGAGCACGATCTGTCTCGTACCCTGGGCTCAGGAACCTACAGCCCAAGTAATTCATGATTGTTTGCACATGGACCGTAGCGCTATTGAAATTTCCCCGCGCAATGTGTTGCGCAGAGTCCTAGCACTCTATGAGGAAGAGAATTGGGGGATCGCCATTGCACCAGAGTTGGAATTCTACCTTACAAAAATCAACAAGGATCCTGATTATCCACTAGCACCTCCAGTAGGGAGATCCGGTCGGCCAGAAGCAACCGGTCAATTTTATGGGATTGATGCGCTCAACGAATTCGATCCACTCTTTGAAGACATGTATGACTACTGCGAAGCCCAGCAGCTAGACATTGATGCGTTGACTCACGAGATGGGTCCCTCACAAATGGAAATTAATTTTATCCATGGGAATCCCTTGCGCCTGGCAGACCATGTCTATCTGTTCAAGAGAACAATGCGCGAGACCGCGTTCCGGCATAAGGTCTATGCGACCTTCATGGCCAAGCCAATGGCTAATCTGCCCGGTAGCGCCCTACATCTGCACCAAAGCCTGTTCGACCTACAGAGCAAGCGTAATCTATTTGCTGATGAGCAAGGGAATCACACTCCCCTGTTTCTATCCTTCATTGCTGGTCTGCAGACCTATCTTCCTGAAATGATGCTGATGATTGGTCCAAACGTGAATTCCTACCGGCGGATCATCCCGAATACGGCTGCGCCAATCAACGTACACTGGGGTGTAGACAATCGTACGGTGGGGCTGAGAGTTCCCTTTGCAGAACAAGCGGACATGCGCGTTGAGAATCGACTGCCTGGTGCTGATGCTAATCCGTACCTGGCGATGGCGGCCTCACTGAGTTGCGGCTATCTTGGAATTCGGCAGGGTCTTCAGCCTGATGAACCTCTAACGGACAGTGCCTACTATCGGGATTACAGTCTCCCACGTAGCCTCTCGGAGGCTGTCGCTCTCTTCGAAGACAACCCAGTTGCCAAGGAATTGTTTGGCGAGAAATTCGTCCAGATTTATTCTGCTGTTAAACGTACAGAGTATGAAGCTTTCTTTCAGGTGATCAGTACTTGGGAGCGGGAGTTTCTGCTGTTAAATGTGTGA